The genomic interval GATTATGTGGTCCTGTCAACATTAAGGAACAATCCAAAAGggaatactattttttaatttttaaaaaataaaaatctattactTTTTACCAAGGACTATTCAGGGAGGATGAAAAATGTTAATGTATTCAacgaataatttaaaaattacacccAACCAGTTTGACATCTGACATCTTCTGTCTTAAATGAAAGGCTGGCCTTTGGGGTTAGGAGATCTGAAATTGAACCCCAGCTCCTCATTTTCACTGGGTAACGTCCATTACTTACATTCTGTgagtctgtctcaaaaaaaaaatgaggcagttTTTAACTGTCTGGGATGGATCTCTGTGATGTGTAAATAAGATCTCATGTAAAGCAGTTCCCGGTGCAGGTCCCGGCACAAGCAGGCCATTATTAGTAAACCTTGGATTCCTTCCCCTGAGGACCTTATCATCCcgcaggagagagaaaaccctCTCTCTATTGCATGTGAGATCTTTACTAGCAGTTCTGAGAAGAGGAAAGGACTGGAGTACTGTTCAGAAGGACAGATCAGGAGAGAACAGGGCCCTTTGGCCAGGATTGTTCTGCTGGGTCAGTCACAGCCATAGGAACCAGCCCAGCACACTCCTTACCATTTTCACAAGCTGGGCCTTGCCAGTGGTGGCTGCGGGGTCCAAATGTCACAGGACATTGATATGGGATTTCTGGGTGAGGCTGATCAGGGACGTATTCCCTCCAGCTTCGGTCATGGGGTGGCATCATGTAGTTATGAACCTGCTAAAGGAACATGAGGGAGAAGCTGAGATGAAAAGCAACCAGCTTGGCAAAGATCAGTTGGTTGGCATTGGGAAAGAGTGACAGATTCTTTTATATTGAAACCCCTCACAGAATCTCTTATTTGGCTGACAGCCAAAtcattttatcatctcaaaaaACTTTGGAGTGAATAGCTCATCACACTAGGTGGAAAGTAGccataaagaattaaaaagcacaaTGAAGACAGTGTTATAAAGTAATGACTTATGTAAGGCTTCATCATATGGTTAAACCTGGCACCAAAATACTGCAGGGAAATTTGCCTTCTTTTACCCAGCAGAGTGAATAAAACAGAGGTGCAATTCACATCAGAAAAGTCTGAAGAGATCAGCTGCCCTGTGGTTTCACATGATAAAGCACTGCTTCCAAAACTTCATCTTCCACAACAGATCTGTTTCCCAGATTTCAGAATCAGTAGTAGAAGTCTATATCAAGAGGCAGATATACCCACTTCTCCTCTTCTTAAAACCAATATTAATAGTAACACCAGGTGCAAAGTGAGACATTCACCCAATGATTGGGGATTTGGTTTGGCTGATTGACTGAATAGCATAAACAAAGtgctgctgtttttgtttgtgtattttaacTGCTATGTGAGATTAGCTGGCTCACATGGCTTCACCCAGACCCAGTCCCCGCTGCTAGAAGCCCTGCATTCTCCACCATACCTGAGCTGGGAGTGAGGTATAAGGAGCTGTCATGGTGTATGGGTGGCTCACAGTCATCTGTGGGTCCTCCAGGGTGAGCTGCTTTGCTCCTATGTGTTTGACCAAAAGGCAAAtggcaaaatgtaaaaaaaaaaaaaaaaaaaaaaagggaactgtCATAACTAAAAGTGAAATCTTAGAAAAATACCTGAGAGTTTAATTCCTAGAATGCATAACAGTGTTGACAAATAAGGCATTTTTTCCCAACAACCCCCATGGGCAATTACTTGTTCTGGCCATTAAACTGATTTCTACAAGGTCTGACTTATGTAGATCAGGTAGAGAAGGTGATGAAATGCTGTGGGTGAATGTACCTTATCACATAAAGGGCCCCACCGGCAAGATGTCCCACAAGTGAAGTCATTTGTATGGTTTGTTTAAAATGCTATTCTTGGACTCTACTATGACACACTGGTCAGAAACTTGGAAAGAGACATTCTGAATTTCAATAAGCATCCCAGCTGACCACGGTACACTGAAAGTTGAAATTTTTGActtaaaatagtaacaatatGTGGATATATGTATGCTTCCTCTCTACAAAATGGTTAACCATGAAACACTGATAAGTAAAGACAAAGCTTCAaacaagttttccattttttgtttgaaaaatttgGTGTATATCTTACACCGATAGAACTAACTGAAAaatcatgtgcacacacagatgcacacacatacatatgcatacacccACAGGTAGAGTGGGAATCTGAGAAATTATCCTAACCAATACCACAAGAATTTCAATTTATGGCCCTGAGAACTTGGGCAAAGGGCCTTCTGGAATCAAGCatgaggcaggaggcaggcaggctatttgaaataaaatagacaaatcaaCTCTCAGAATGAAATTAAGGCATTACAAGTGTCTGGTTGCCAATTCTGTGACCCCCAATCCAGAAAGTCCCACCTTTTTTTGCACCCTCAGGCACAATCCTGTACACTTTGTAGGGGTCTGAGATGTCCAGCTGGCTTCTCTCAACCAGTTCCTCAAAGTCATTGCTTTTGTTCAAAGCACATCGTAAACGTGTCTTCCAGGTAGGAGGGTCTGGCTTATCTATGCCTTCTCGGAACTTTCCTTTAAATAGTGCCCAAGCCTTGTGGGAAAGAAGAGGTGAAAAAGTTAAAATgcagatcttaaaaaaaaagaacccgaGAATTGTATTTCTAAAGGAAAGAATGATGCTTAAGTGCCTCAGATTTACACTATTGCTCAAAACATGGGACAAAAAGACACCAGGTATACTCTAGGAAATACACTTTTCACCTTGGACTTTATCATGGCTGAGATGAAGGTAACATCTCTAGGTGTTTGAACATTCTCTAGGTGTTTGTAAAAGGTAGGTAAGATGTGGAGGGTCCCTGGAAAGGGGCCCTAATTTGCCCACCGCATCAGCATCTGAAGTGAGTTCCACTAGAACTAGGGGCAGAGCTGTGGAGTGAGCTGCTACCCACAGAGCACATCTGAATGGTCAGACAATCTGAGGTATTCTGAGAGCAAATTCCTGAGGAAGTCCCCTTTGCCTGTTCTGCCTGCAGGTGGTGGGGCTGGGCCCTGATGCACACTTCACTGGGTAAACTGCTCTAGGGGAAAATAAtcatcaccacacacacacacacacacacacacacacacacacacagaggaagggagggagggagagagagagagagagacagagagacagagagacagagagtcctaGAGAAAAATGTCTGGAGACTTGAAAAGAGGGAgtcagacagaaacagagagaaagaaacacattgaAGGACCAAAGAGAGCTAAAAGATAGAGACCCCACCAGAGAGATTgaactaaagaagaagaaaaagaaaaaaagtccagaGGAAAGATCTCCATAGAAAaactgaaacagagaaagacagacagacagtgaaagggacaggaaaacagacagactaAAAACATCGAAGGGTGctcacagaaaagaaacaaggagacagagagacacatgcTGACCAAAGAAGGCAAGGAGGTACAGAGGTACATAGGTGCAGAAAGCCAGAAGTACAGAGGTACAGAAAGAATTCACAGAAATGCACCAAGAACACTTGAATCAGAGTCCTTGGACCTCTGCTCTccgctgactgagcctccagacATTTATTTCCCTGCTGCTGGAGCCACCTGACTCTCTGGGTACTGCTCATGCCACACGGTCAAGACTGGGACCTGGTCTCCCATTTCTAAAAAGACTACAAAGGTTgaagcctctctccttctcctaaGGCTTCTGCCAATTGCCACCTGATGCTCCCGGACCGCCCCACAGGGCTCATTCCATCCAGTCCTTCCCGCGAAGTCCCCTTTCTTTTGAGAACCCTCAGGTGCCTACAAGGCTCGCCAAGGAATCTGGGTTAGGGACCCACCAGGCTCCTGGggccttccctccaccccccacccccttgggcTTCCCTCGTGCTGGTAACCTTGAAGAGAGCGGCGTCCTCCTCGCGGTTGTAGTCTTGCTTGCCCGCGTGCTTCCAGGGGATGCGGAAGATGCTTTTCTCCTCGTTCTCCCACACCAGCCCTGGGTACTTGCCACTGTCGATCTGGTCGATTAGCCACTGGCGGAGTTTCCCGTTGCCGCAGCTCACCGAGCTCATGCCGAACTCTCCGCCTCGGCCGCTGCCCTCCAGGTTCATGCCCAGAGCGCCTGTCGCCCTCACGCGCCCAGGATCCGCTTCCTGCACTAGCTCTGCGCTGCAGAGAAGAGGGCCAGCCTTTAGTTACCGTGGGACAGGCTCAGCACACCCTTTTCAAACCTCTCTGGCGATGACCACGAGGCCCTGGAGTCTCTGAGGCAGCTAGGCGCGCTCTACAAAATTCGGTGTTGCCAAAGGCTCCTGAGAGAAGGTACCCTGTCTCATCCTTTTGCGAGTCCGGTATTGCCGCCTCTCGAgcatgcccccccacccccctgtggTCCATTCTCCTACCCCGccttctggactctcaattcttgTTACGCATCCCACAAGCCAAACGCTGCCCAGGCAACACAACTCTCGCCTTTGTGCAATATCGCAAAATCCAGCCACCATCAATCTTTGGCACCGTTTGCTTGCTCACTCTTAGTTCCTGCTCCCCTTTGCCCATTCCCAAACCCTTGCCAGT from Suricata suricatta isolate VVHF042 chromosome 7, meerkat_22Aug2017_6uvM2_HiC, whole genome shotgun sequence carries:
- the IRF4 gene encoding interferon regulatory factor 4 isoform X3, which produces MNLEGSGRGGEFGMSSVSCGNGKLRQWLIDQIDSGKYPGLVWENEEKSIFRIPWKHAGKQDYNREEDAALFKAWALFKGKFREGIDKPDPPTWKTRLRCALNKSNDFEELVERSQLDISDPYKVYRIVPEGAKKGAKQLTLEDPQMTVSHPYTMTAPYTSLPAQQVHNYMMPPHDRSWREYVPDQPHPEIPYQCPVTFGPRSHHWQGPACENDCRLHICLYYREILVKELTTSSPEGCRISHGHTYDASNLDQVLFPYPEDNGQRKNIEKLLSHLERGVVLWMAPDGLYAKRLCQSRIYWDGPLALCSDRPNKLERDQTCKLFDTQQFLAELQAFAHHGRPLPRFQVTLCFGEEFPDPQRQRKLITAHVEPLLARQLYYFAQQNSGHFLRGYDLPEHISSPEDYHRSIRHSSIQE